The candidate division KSB1 bacterium genome includes a window with the following:
- a CDS encoding DUF1957 domain-containing protein, producing the protein MATENVGSFSFVLHSHLPYVIAHGKWPHGMDWLNEAAAETYIPLLNVLNELLAEGVEPKLTIGITPVLSEQLADESFKRDFEDYLDLKIRAAKEDEAVFRRYGREHLARLAQMWQDHYREIRRRFLETYDRDLIGAFRSLQDRGCVDIITCGATHGYFPLLSQDISIQAQVKVAVRVHQRHFGRRPRGIWLPECAYRPRYEWRPPVESRLGTRPYLRKGVDEFLSENDLDYFFVDSATLKGGKAIGVYVDRFEALKRLWAQYEKEFRPREEEIEKTPYEVYLVSSSPEAKRPVAVFTRDPKTGLQVWSGEWGYPGDGWYLEFHKKHFPGGHRYWRVTSAKSDLAVKQEYEPERVWERLEENSSHFVWLVETVLREHQQQTGRRGVLVAPFDAELFGHWWFEGPQFMKLVFRKCAQSGTVLVTTCSEELDRRQPVEVISLPEGSWGEGGYHFIWLNEDTAWTWRHIYDDELRMISLVQELAWRQNPRLEQVLKQVARELLLLQASDWQFLISTFAARDYAEMRFQEHHEAFNRIADLAEKIGRGEEPGSAEWRYFEDCQQRDSLFPDLELEWWERLEYPPV; encoded by the coding sequence ATGGCGACAGAAAACGTAGGCAGCTTTTCCTTCGTCCTGCACTCACATCTGCCGTACGTCATCGCCCACGGCAAGTGGCCGCACGGGATGGACTGGCTGAATGAGGCTGCGGCCGAAACGTACATCCCGCTTCTCAACGTTCTGAATGAACTTCTGGCCGAAGGTGTGGAGCCGAAGCTTACGATCGGCATCACCCCGGTGCTGAGCGAGCAGTTGGCCGACGAAAGCTTCAAAAGGGATTTCGAGGACTACTTGGACCTGAAGATCCGTGCGGCCAAAGAGGACGAAGCGGTGTTCCGCCGCTACGGAAGAGAGCATCTGGCTCGGCTTGCGCAGATGTGGCAAGATCACTACCGGGAAATTCGGCGCCGGTTTCTGGAGACCTACGATCGGGACCTCATCGGGGCTTTCCGAAGCCTCCAGGACCGCGGCTGCGTCGACATCATCACCTGCGGAGCCACGCACGGGTATTTCCCCCTCCTTTCCCAGGACATCAGCATCCAGGCCCAGGTGAAGGTGGCCGTGCGTGTGCACCAGAGGCACTTCGGACGCCGGCCCCGCGGCATCTGGCTGCCCGAATGTGCCTACCGTCCTCGCTACGAATGGAGACCCCCGGTCGAGTCACGGCTCGGCACCCGCCCTTACCTGCGGAAGGGTGTGGACGAATTCCTGAGCGAAAACGACCTGGATTACTTCTTCGTGGACTCGGCGACCCTCAAGGGAGGAAAGGCAATCGGAGTTTACGTGGACCGCTTCGAGGCGCTGAAACGCCTCTGGGCCCAGTACGAGAAGGAGTTCCGGCCGCGCGAAGAGGAGATCGAGAAAACCCCCTACGAGGTGTATCTGGTTAGCTCTTCTCCGGAGGCCAAGCGGCCGGTGGCGGTGTTCACGAGGGACCCGAAAACCGGCCTTCAGGTCTGGTCCGGGGAATGGGGATATCCCGGCGATGGCTGGTATCTCGAGTTCCACAAGAAGCATTTCCCCGGAGGCCACCGTTACTGGCGGGTGACGAGCGCCAAGAGTGACCTGGCCGTCAAGCAGGAGTACGAGCCGGAGCGCGTGTGGGAGCGCCTCGAAGAAAACTCTTCGCACTTTGTGTGGTTGGTGGAGACGGTTCTGCGAGAGCATCAGCAGCAAACAGGCCGCAGGGGGGTCCTTGTCGCGCCCTTCGACGCCGAGCTTTTCGGCCATTGGTGGTTTGAAGGGCCGCAGTTCATGAAGCTCGTATTCCGGAAATGCGCGCAGTCCGGTACCGTGCTGGTGACCACCTGCTCGGAGGAGTTGGACCGCCGCCAGCCCGTAGAGGTGATCTCCTTGCCGGAAGGCAGCTGGGGGGAAGGCGGTTATCACTTCATCTGGCTGAACGAAGACACGGCCTGGACCTGGCGCCACATCTACGACGATGAGCTGAGGATGATCTCGCTGGTCCAGGAGCTTGCCTGGCGACAGAACCCTCGTCTGGAACAAGTGCTAAAGCAGGTCGCGCGGGAACTCCTCCTCCTGCAGGCCTCCGACTGGCAGTTCTTGATCAGCACATTTGCCGCTCGGGACTACGCGGAGATGAGGTTCCAGGAGCATCACGAGGCGTTCAATCGGATCGCCGACCTCGCGGAGAAGATTGGTCGGGGAGAAGAACCTGGTTCGGCCGAGTGGCGATACTTCGAAGACTGCCAGCAGCGGGATTCTCTTTTCCCGGACCTCGAGCTTGAGTGGTGGGAGAGGTTGGAATATCCGCCCGTGTGA